From Microbacterium sp. YJN-G, a single genomic window includes:
- a CDS encoding Gfo/Idh/MocA family protein, whose product MDTTLRVGIVGAGGIAPPHIEGWLALGAEIGILRRTGADDLAARYGIRVVDDLGDLIDASDVIDIVSPTATHVSVAREAFVRGRHVVCEKPLAVTAAEAQEMADAAVAAGVRLFPAHVVRYFEGYRRLYEQREAVGTMAELTFRRTVAAPASAWFYSQDAGGGLIRDLMIHDLDQALWLAGPVVEVSATQDPPAVDDTVQPPVSAHVTLWHANGAVSHVRGDWAGSEVPFHSEVQIVGDRGTLSVDTSELAGEGSPASAPGNDPYRAQLADFVEAIRTGAPARVTPEDGVAAVAVVDAAYASLASGHPVVLAQL is encoded by the coding sequence ATGGACACCACGCTGCGCGTCGGCATCGTCGGGGCCGGAGGCATCGCCCCGCCGCACATCGAGGGCTGGCTGGCGCTCGGCGCCGAGATCGGCATCCTGCGGCGCACCGGCGCCGACGACCTCGCCGCCCGGTACGGCATCCGCGTGGTCGACGATCTCGGCGACCTGATCGACGCGTCCGACGTCATCGACATCGTCAGTCCGACCGCGACGCACGTGAGCGTCGCCCGCGAGGCGTTCGTCCGCGGCCGGCACGTCGTGTGCGAGAAGCCGCTGGCGGTCACCGCCGCCGAGGCGCAGGAGATGGCAGATGCCGCGGTCGCGGCCGGCGTGCGCCTGTTCCCGGCGCACGTGGTGCGCTACTTCGAGGGGTACCGGCGGCTGTACGAGCAGCGCGAAGCAGTCGGGACGATGGCTGAGCTCACGTTCCGCCGCACGGTCGCGGCCCCGGCGTCGGCCTGGTTCTACTCGCAGGATGCCGGCGGCGGGCTCATCCGCGACCTGATGATCCACGATCTCGACCAGGCGCTGTGGCTCGCCGGCCCCGTCGTTGAGGTGTCGGCCACGCAGGATCCACCGGCCGTCGACGACACCGTGCAGCCGCCCGTGTCGGCGCACGTCACGCTGTGGCACGCGAACGGCGCGGTCAGCCACGTGCGTGGCGACTGGGCCGGGTCGGAGGTGCCCTTCCACTCCGAGGTGCAGATCGTCGGCGATCGCGGCACCCTGTCGGTCGACACGTCCGAGCTGGCGGGCGAGGGGAGCCCGGCGTCGGCACCCGGCAACGACCCGTACCGCGCGCAGCTCGCCGACTTCGTCGAGGCGATCCGCACCGGCGCCCCGGCGCGCGTCACTCCCGAGGACGGCGTCGCGGCCGTCGCGGTGGTGGATGCCGCCTACGCGTCGCTCGCCTCAGGGCATCCGGTCGTGCTC
- a CDS encoding FAD-dependent monooxygenase encodes MVSSSTRVAIIGGGMGGLTAAIALTKIAGVQVTVFEQASQLGEVGAGVTVAPNAARVLDRLGVLDQIKRVGAVPDGHGVYQNARGEIVTDAAWEDSAKQYQNIGMYRPDLIDALAQQVDPQTIRLGHRLTSVEIIDREGMPGVRVEFENGAHDVFDAVVGADGIHSAVRKAVGQFPEPVYSGYLVYRGVVDASRLPADWPMISQVWMGNKRHFMCYPLQQRKLINFVAGIPSDRPLQGAWSGPAEVAELAAEFAGDDWDPRLQEFIGLIDKTFWWGLFDHEPLTDWSRGPITLLGDAAHTMLPHQGQGVSQAIEDSMALATFLAAADSLADIPEAFRRYPAVRMQRTAILQNGSRRAGAMFDAQYEFADLGKRDADIRVGRDFRRSAVFDYDAQKVAEQALNRFRRVQVA; translated from the coding sequence ATGGTAAGCAGCAGTACCCGGGTCGCGATCATCGGCGGAGGGATGGGCGGGCTGACCGCCGCGATCGCTCTCACGAAGATCGCCGGGGTCCAGGTGACCGTTTTCGAGCAGGCCTCCCAGCTCGGTGAGGTCGGCGCGGGCGTGACCGTCGCACCGAATGCCGCGCGCGTGCTCGACCGCCTCGGTGTGCTCGATCAGATCAAGCGCGTGGGTGCGGTTCCCGACGGACACGGCGTCTACCAGAACGCCAGGGGCGAGATCGTCACCGACGCCGCCTGGGAGGACTCGGCCAAGCAGTACCAGAACATCGGGATGTACCGGCCGGATCTCATCGACGCCCTGGCACAGCAGGTCGATCCCCAGACGATCCGCCTCGGGCACCGCCTGACCTCGGTCGAGATCATCGACCGAGAGGGGATGCCGGGCGTGCGCGTCGAGTTCGAGAACGGCGCACACGACGTGTTCGACGCGGTGGTCGGCGCCGACGGCATCCATTCGGCGGTCCGGAAGGCCGTCGGGCAGTTCCCCGAACCCGTCTACTCCGGTTACCTCGTCTACCGCGGCGTGGTCGACGCCTCGCGGCTGCCCGCCGACTGGCCGATGATCAGCCAGGTATGGATGGGGAACAAGCGGCACTTCATGTGCTACCCCCTGCAGCAGCGGAAACTGATCAACTTCGTCGCCGGCATCCCGAGCGACCGGCCGCTGCAGGGCGCCTGGTCGGGCCCGGCGGAGGTCGCTGAGCTCGCCGCCGAGTTCGCCGGCGACGACTGGGACCCCCGGCTGCAGGAGTTCATCGGGCTGATCGACAAGACGTTCTGGTGGGGCCTGTTCGACCATGAGCCGCTCACCGACTGGTCACGCGGGCCGATCACGCTGCTCGGCGACGCCGCGCACACGATGCTGCCGCACCAGGGTCAGGGGGTGAGCCAGGCCATCGAGGACAGCATGGCCCTGGCCACCTTCCTCGCGGCGGCCGACAGCCTCGCCGACATCCCCGAGGCGTTCCGACGGTACCCGGCGGTGCGGATGCAGCGCACCGCGATCCTGCAGAACGGCTCGCGCCGGGCGGGGGCGATGTTCGACGCGCAGTACGAGTTCGCGGACCTCGGCAAGCGCGACGCCGACATCCGCGTCGGCCGCGATTTCCGCCGCAGCGCCGTGTTCGACTACGACGCTCAGAAGGTCGCCGAGCAGGCGCTCAATCGATTCAGAAGGGTTCAGGTCGCATGA
- a CDS encoding NADPH-dependent F420 reductase codes for MTSISIIGSGRMGAAIAEVATRACASVQIIKRSATSMSAARPGFEYGVMGDGLTGDLVVLAVPYSAYPGILEHYRDQLRDKVVIDISNPIDFTTYDQLRSPADSSTAAELAKLLPEGTAVVKAFNVNLGETLVTGTNGTTTTTVLFAGDYAHAKIAVAQLIEAAGMRAVDAGPLTRARELEAMGFLQIIMAALGRTRYESGFALLQ; via the coding sequence ATGACGTCCATCAGCATCATCGGCAGCGGCAGGATGGGCGCAGCGATCGCCGAGGTCGCCACCCGAGCGTGCGCCTCCGTCCAGATCATCAAGCGCAGCGCCACGAGCATGTCGGCCGCGCGGCCGGGCTTCGAGTACGGCGTCATGGGCGACGGACTCACCGGCGATCTCGTCGTGCTCGCCGTGCCCTACAGCGCGTACCCCGGCATCCTCGAGCACTACCGCGACCAGCTGCGCGACAAGGTCGTCATCGACATCAGCAACCCGATCGACTTCACCACCTACGACCAGCTGCGCTCGCCCGCCGACTCGTCGACCGCCGCCGAGCTCGCCAAGCTGCTTCCCGAGGGGACGGCGGTCGTGAAGGCGTTCAACGTCAACCTCGGCGAGACGCTCGTCACCGGCACGAACGGCACGACCACCACGACGGTCCTGTTCGCGGGCGACTACGCGCACGCGAAGATCGCGGTCGCACAGCTGATCGAGGCGGCGGGGATGCGGGCGGTCGACGCCGGTCCGCTCACTCGCGCGCGCGAGCTCGAGGCGATGGGCTTCCTGCAGATCATCATGGCGGCGCTCGGCCGGACGCGTTACGAGTCGGGATTCGCCCTGCTGCAGTGA